One window of Saccharopolyspora phatthalungensis genomic DNA carries:
- a CDS encoding peptidoglycan-binding domain-containing protein: MAWRLANALIDLRNEVNARWPNRDRTSDGTIGDAAHASRTSDHNPWIIDRNGVGVVRAIDIDVDGIDAAWLAEYLRQRGLTGHDGRTGDHRLTNGGYVIYNRRITNADFSGWHAYTGTDPHTGHVHISFSRTNYDDRAGWGIAGGSPAPAPPPSGRPTIQEGSTGRAVSDLQAYLDLVYPAYSKLAVDGIFGSKTTAVVREFQRRSGLAVDGIVGAQTWSKLGFR, translated from the coding sequence TTGGCGTGGCGTCTCGCCAACGCACTGATAGACCTGCGCAACGAGGTCAACGCCCGCTGGCCGAACCGGGACCGGACCTCCGACGGCACGATCGGCGACGCGGCGCACGCCAGCCGGACCAGCGATCACAACCCCTGGATCATCGACCGCAACGGCGTCGGCGTGGTCCGCGCGATCGATATCGACGTAGACGGCATCGACGCGGCCTGGCTCGCCGAGTACCTGCGCCAGCGCGGCCTGACCGGGCATGACGGCCGCACGGGTGACCACCGGCTGACCAATGGCGGGTACGTGATCTACAACCGCCGGATCACCAACGCCGACTTCTCCGGCTGGCACGCCTACACCGGCACCGATCCGCACACCGGCCACGTCCACATTTCGTTCTCCCGGACGAATTACGACGACCGGGCCGGGTGGGGCATTGCCGGGGGAAGCCCCGCGCCCGCACCGCCGCCATCCGGCCGCCCCACGATCCAGGAGGGCTCCACCGGCCGCGCCGTGAGCGACCTCCAGGCATACCTGGACCTGGTCTACCCCGCGTACTCGAAGCTGGCCGTAGACGGCATCTTTGGCTCGAAGACCACGGCCGTGGTCCGGGAATTCCAGCGGCGCTCCGGCCTCGCGGTCGACGGCATCGTGGGCGCGCAGACTTGGTCCAAGCTCGGGTTTCGGTGA